The nucleotide window ACGGCCATCCGGCCCGCATCGAAGCGTTGCCCCTCGGCCTCCACCGATCCCGCCACCACATAGACCGCCCGTTCCCATCCATCCGCCGGCAGTTCCACCCGGGCGCCGGGGGCGAGATCCCAATGGATGTAGAACAGCGGTGAGTGCGTCCTCACCCCCGCCCTGGCCCCGAACGCCTCGCCCGCCACCAGCCGGCCGCGCACGCCGCCCTCCTCGAAGACCGGCAGGTCGCCGGTGCCGTAATGGCTGAAGGCGGGGTCGGTCTCCTCATCCGCTACGGGCAGGGCGACCCAGGCCTGAATGCCGTGCAACCGTCCACCCTCCATCCGCGCCCGCTCGAAGCGTTCGGAATGGGTGATGCCGCGGCCGGCGGTCATCCAGTTCACCTCGCCCGGCCGGATCGCCTGTTCGGAGCCCACGCTGTCGCGGTGCATGATCTCGCCCTCGAACAGGTAGGTGACGGTGGACAGGCCGATGT belongs to Azospirillum ramasamyi and includes:
- a CDS encoding pirin family protein — encoded protein: MLELVIEQRRKSLGGFEVGRVLPFARRRMVGPFVFFDHMGPVDFQPGLPRDVDVRPHPHIGLSTVTYLFEGEIMHRDSVGSEQAIRPGEVNWMTAGRGITHSERFERARMEGGRLHGIQAWVALPVADEETDPAFSHYGTGDLPVFEEGGVRGRLVAGEAFGARAGVRTHSPLFYIHWDLAPGARVELPADGWERAVYVVAGSVEAEGQRFDAGRMAVFVPGHPAVLTASTHSIVMAVGGEPLGQRFIDWNFVSSSKERIEQAKADWRAGRMKLPDLDSGDFIPLPEMPKPPPNPMS